A single genomic interval of Tenuifilum sp. 4138str harbors:
- a CDS encoding sensor histidine kinase has product MTVKKIFESPRSLSLTIASIVSVLAAVCFLFIVNFTQGQQLLKLVAFTLSVFTITFLSSLLLVNLFVSKRIKPLYKALYSIDKANADLVDELDQNNLLQRLEYDLRVWAEAKTDEIDRLKQMERYRKEFLGNVSHELKTPIFNIQGYVLTLLDGGLEDPSINRRYLERTEKSINRLIGIVEDLELITKLEAGELQLNLERFNIISLIEETFEALEERAKQKNITLKLDKEFGKPVWVYADKKRISQVLYNLIINSIFYGKEDGVTTVSVSDIGTRVQVEVNDNGIGIDQKDLPRIFERFYRVDKSRSRDQGGTGLGLAIVKHIIEGHKQVIGVRSSLNQGTTFSFTLDKPKK; this is encoded by the coding sequence ATGACGGTTAAAAAAATCTTTGAATCGCCACGCTCCCTCTCGTTAACTATTGCATCTATAGTTAGCGTACTGGCTGCAGTATGTTTTCTGTTTATCGTCAACTTTACGCAGGGGCAACAGCTGCTTAAGCTTGTTGCCTTTACGCTTTCTGTTTTTACAATAACCTTTCTGAGTAGCCTTTTACTGGTCAACCTTTTTGTATCAAAAAGGATTAAGCCTCTATACAAGGCTTTATACAGCATTGATAAGGCCAACGCCGACCTTGTTGACGAGCTTGACCAGAACAACCTGTTACAGCGGCTCGAATACGACTTAAGGGTATGGGCCGAAGCAAAAACTGACGAAATAGACCGGTTAAAGCAGATGGAGCGTTACCGTAAGGAGTTCCTGGGAAACGTATCGCACGAGCTTAAAACGCCTATTTTTAATATTCAGGGATATGTGCTCACCCTGCTGGATGGCGGACTGGAGGACCCAAGTATTAATCGGCGTTACCTGGAACGTACCGAGAAAAGCATAAACCGCCTAATTGGTATTGTTGAGGATCTGGAGCTAATCACAAAGCTCGAGGCTGGTGAGCTGCAGCTCAACCTGGAACGCTTCAACATTATAAGCCTGATTGAGGAAACATTTGAGGCCCTTGAGGAAAGGGCAAAGCAGAAAAATATCACCCTGAAACTTGACAAGGAGTTTGGCAAGCCTGTTTGGGTTTATGCCGATAAAAAAAGAATCTCGCAGGTACTTTATAATCTTATTATCAACTCCATTTTTTATGGGAAGGAAGACGGGGTAACCACTGTATCGGTTTCCGATATTGGAACAAGGGTACAGGTTGAAGTAAACGATAATGGTATTGGGATTGACCAGAAGGATTTACCCCGAATATTTGAACGCTTTTACAGGGTTGATAAAAGCCGTTCGCGCGACCAGGGTGGAACCGGGCTTGGCCTTGCCATTGTAAAGCATATCATTGAAGGGCACAAGCAGGTTATTGGTGTGCGCAGTAGCCTAAACCAGGGAACAACCTTTAGCTTTACGCTCGATAAACCTAAAAAATAG
- a CDS encoding 2,3,4,5-tetrahydropyridine-2,6-dicarboxylate N-succinyltransferase: MHEDLRQLVEQAWDNRELLNQKEYIQGIEAVIDLLDKGQIRVAQPIEKGWQVNEWVKKAVLMYFPVRKLEVMEAGILQFYDKIPLKRDFAAIGVRAVPHAVARYGSYLAKGVVLMPSYVNIGAYVDEGTMVDTWATVGSCAQIGKGVHLSGGVGIGGVLEPVQAAPVIVEDGCFIGSRCIIVEGVHIGREAVLGANVVITQSTKIIDVSGPEPVEYRGYVPERSVVIPGSYTKKFPAGDYQVSCALIIGKRKESTDLKTSLNNALRDFGVSV; this comes from the coding sequence ATGCATGAAGATTTAAGACAACTTGTTGAGCAAGCCTGGGATAACAGGGAACTTCTTAACCAGAAAGAGTACATTCAGGGTATCGAGGCTGTTATTGACTTACTCGATAAGGGGCAAATCCGTGTAGCACAACCCATTGAAAAGGGTTGGCAGGTAAATGAATGGGTCAAGAAAGCGGTACTGATGTACTTTCCCGTACGGAAACTTGAGGTTATGGAGGCAGGGATTCTGCAATTCTACGATAAAATACCCCTTAAACGGGATTTTGCTGCGATTGGTGTACGCGCTGTACCGCATGCCGTAGCCCGCTATGGCAGTTACCTTGCCAAGGGTGTAGTGCTGATGCCCTCGTACGTTAACATTGGGGCATATGTTGATGAAGGGACCATGGTGGATACATGGGCCACCGTGGGCTCCTGCGCTCAAATTGGGAAAGGTGTCCACCTTAGCGGTGGCGTTGGAATTGGCGGGGTTCTTGAACCCGTTCAGGCTGCACCCGTAATAGTTGAGGATGGCTGCTTTATTGGTTCGCGTTGTATCATAGTTGAGGGGGTGCACATTGGCCGGGAAGCTGTACTTGGCGCCAATGTTGTGATAACTCAATCAACAAAAATAATTGATGTGTCGGGCCCTGAGCCTGTTGAATACCGCGGATATGTTCCGGAACGCTCAGTAGTTATACCGGGATCATACACAAAAAAATTCCCAGCCGGCGATTATCAGGTTTCGTGCGCATTAATTATTGGTAAACGCAAGGAATCTACTGACCTAAAAACCTCGCTCAACAACGCCCTCAGGGATTTTGGGGTGAGTGTTTAA
- a CDS encoding IS1595 family transposase, with protein sequence MSLVKYSKISDYKIKKVLRHFCADVDATKTAYLLGINRNTINRLYKIFREAIYRSRIETLQAILLTKELEFDEAYFGSKRIRGKVGIHKRGRGTWKRPVFGVFERNGEVYTELIPDSSRKSLQQVILKRVSPDAVVYSDGWRGYDGLVDVGYSKHFRVNKSKHFSDGKGVHINGIESFWSFTKRRLSKFNGVKAHFDLHLKECEWRWKKSEEQMFKELVLLLKRE encoded by the coding sequence ATGAGCCTTGTAAAATATAGTAAAATCAGTGATTATAAAATTAAAAAAGTTCTTCGACATTTTTGCGCCGATGTTGATGCCACAAAAACCGCATACCTATTAGGCATTAACCGGAATACGATAAATCGGCTATACAAGATATTTCGGGAAGCCATATATCGTTCAAGGATTGAGACCCTTCAGGCGATACTGCTCACGAAAGAATTAGAATTTGATGAGGCCTACTTCGGATCTAAGCGCATTCGAGGCAAAGTGGGTATTCATAAAAGGGGGCGGGGAACCTGGAAGCGTCCAGTTTTTGGTGTATTCGAACGCAACGGAGAGGTGTACACCGAACTCATTCCCGACAGCAGCCGCAAATCGCTTCAACAGGTAATCCTCAAACGTGTAAGCCCCGATGCGGTGGTTTACTCCGATGGCTGGAGGGGGTATGATGGGCTGGTTGACGTAGGCTATAGCAAGCACTTCAGGGTCAATAAGTCCAAGCATTTCTCTGACGGGAAAGGCGTTCACATCAATGGCATTGAATCTTTCTGGAGTTTCACCAAAAGGCGATTGTCCAAGTTCAACGGAGTGAAAGCCCACTTTGACCTCCACCTAAAGGAGTGCGAATGGCGATGGAAAAAGTCGGAAGAACAGATGTTCAAAGAACTAGTGCTTTTGTTGAAACGTGAATAA
- a CDS encoding transketolase: MADIDFLKKMAAQVRRDVIRMVHKPASGHPGGSLGCADFFTALYFEVMNINPKNFTMDGTGEDVFFLSNGHLSAAWYSVLARRGFFEVSELSTFRLINSRLQGHPTTAEHLPGIRVASGSLGQGLSVACGAALAKKLNGDKNLVYTLHGDGELQEGQIWEAALFAAAKKIDNLIATVDYNGKQIDGPVDEVVTLGNLKAKWESFGWEVLETNGNDMEKLVSTFALAKSKTGQGKPIVILMRTEMGMGVDFMMGTHKWHGKAPNDEEFARAMAQLPETIGDF; this comes from the coding sequence ATGGCAGATATTGATTTTCTTAAGAAAATGGCGGCACAGGTTCGCCGCGATGTTATCCGTATGGTTCATAAACCTGCAAGCGGTCACCCCGGAGGTTCGCTTGGCTGCGCCGATTTCTTTACCGCACTCTACTTTGAGGTGATGAACATCAATCCAAAAAACTTTACCATGGATGGTACCGGTGAGGATGTTTTCTTTTTGTCGAATGGTCACCTATCGGCTGCGTGGTACAGCGTGCTTGCCCGCCGTGGATTTTTTGAGGTTTCAGAGCTATCAACATTCCGATTAATCAACTCACGTTTACAGGGCCACCCCACCACTGCTGAACACTTACCCGGAATTCGCGTGGCTTCGGGATCGTTGGGGCAAGGCCTTTCGGTTGCATGCGGTGCTGCTCTGGCAAAAAAGCTTAATGGCGATAAAAATCTGGTTTACACCCTGCACGGCGATGGCGAGCTGCAGGAGGGTCAGATTTGGGAAGCAGCCCTTTTTGCCGCTGCCAAAAAGATTGATAACCTTATTGCTACTGTTGACTACAACGGAAAACAGATTGACGGCCCGGTTGATGAGGTGGTTACCCTTGGCAACCTAAAGGCTAAATGGGAATCGTTTGGCTGGGAGGTGCTGGAAACCAATGGCAACGACATGGAAAAACTCGTTTCCACCTTTGCTCTTGCTAAGAGCAAAACTGGCCAAGGTAAGCCCATTGTCATACTGATGCGAACCGAAATGGGTATGGGGGTTGATTTTATGATGGGAACGCACAAATGGCATGGCAAGGCCCCCAACGACGAAGAGTTTGCCCGTGCTATGGCACAACTCCCTGAAACAATTGGCGATTTTTAG
- a CDS encoding methylglyoxal synthase, translated as MQNIALIAHDAKKPELVRFLKEHEDWLPGVNLLATGRTAEFLEEQGIKCRHLSPGKSGGYNEITEMIGKGEIDIVIFLRDHKVVQPHHEDIRRLLEACNVNNIPLATNKATAELVILGLIRKESIERMKRNID; from the coding sequence ATGCAGAACATTGCCCTAATTGCGCACGATGCCAAAAAACCTGAACTTGTCAGGTTCCTGAAAGAGCATGAAGACTGGTTACCGGGTGTAAACCTTTTGGCAACCGGTAGAACTGCTGAGTTCCTAGAGGAACAGGGCATTAAATGCCGTCACCTTAGCCCAGGAAAATCGGGCGGGTATAATGAGATTACGGAAATGATTGGTAAAGGTGAAATTGATATAGTGATATTCTTGCGCGACCATAAGGTGGTGCAACCCCACCACGAGGATATCCGCCGTTTGCTGGAAGCATGTAATGTGAACAACATTCCACTTGCTACCAACAAAGCTACAGCTGAACTGGTTATCCTTGGTCTTATCCGTAAGGAATCCATTGAGCGAATGAAACGAAATATCGACTAA
- a CDS encoding transketolase family protein — protein sequence MKYTSTGNKDTRSGFGAGLHELGRTNPNVVALCADLIGSLKMDDFIKENPNRFFQVGIAEANMIGLAAGLTVGGKIPFAGTFAAFATGRVYDQIRQVVAYSNKNVKICASHAGLTLGEDGATHQMLEDIGMMKMLPNMTVIVPCDYNQTKAATLAIADHVGPVYLRFGRPAVPNFTPADQKFEIGKAQLLVEGSHVTIFATGHMVWKALEAADILEQKGISAEVINIHTIKPLDEEAVLKSVSKTRCVVTAEEHMMNGGLGDSIAQLLARKMPTPVEMVAVNDTFGESGKPEELLVKYGLDTPNIVEAAQKVLARK from the coding sequence ATGAAATATACTTCGACTGGAAATAAGGACACCCGTTCCGGATTTGGAGCCGGACTACATGAGCTGGGACGCACTAACCCCAACGTGGTAGCGCTATGTGCCGATCTTATTGGATCGCTTAAAATGGACGATTTTATTAAGGAGAATCCCAATCGTTTCTTTCAGGTTGGAATTGCTGAGGCCAACATGATTGGACTTGCAGCCGGATTAACCGTTGGTGGCAAAATTCCATTTGCCGGCACCTTTGCCGCTTTTGCAACCGGCAGGGTTTACGATCAAATTCGCCAGGTTGTAGCCTACTCCAACAAAAACGTTAAGATTTGTGCTTCGCACGCCGGCCTTACGCTGGGCGAAGACGGAGCAACACACCAAATGCTGGAAGATATTGGGATGATGAAAATGCTTCCCAATATGACCGTTATTGTCCCCTGCGACTATAACCAAACCAAAGCCGCAACGCTGGCCATTGCTGACCATGTGGGGCCGGTTTACCTACGATTTGGGCGTCCGGCAGTACCCAACTTCACCCCAGCCGACCAGAAATTTGAAATTGGCAAGGCTCAACTCCTGGTTGAGGGTAGCCATGTTACCATATTTGCCACCGGCCATATGGTTTGGAAAGCCCTTGAGGCAGCCGATATACTTGAGCAAAAGGGTATCTCAGCCGAGGTTATTAATATCCATACCATTAAGCCGCTCGATGAGGAAGCCGTTCTGAAATCCGTTTCCAAAACACGCTGCGTTGTAACTGCCGAGGAGCACATGATGAATGGAGGTCTTGGCGATAGCATAGCACAGCTTTTAGCACGCAAAATGCCCACACCGGTTGAAATGGTTGCCGTTAACGATACCTTTGGCGAGAGTGGCAAACCTGAAGAACTACTGGTGAAATACGGGCTCGATACTCCTAATATCGTTGAAGCTGCTCAAAAGGTATTGGCACGAAAGTAA